TGGCGATTGCTTCAACCAGTTCAGAGGGCAGATTCCATTTTTCAGCTACCCGGGAACCCATCATGGCATGGTCAAATCCAAGTATCTGGCGTTCTGCTGCCATGAACGGTATGTTTTCTGTGTTCACCTTGGAAATCACATCTTCAAATTTTTGATTCATGTATGTATTGAGGATAATTTTCCCCATGTCATGCAGCAGTCCGGCCACAAATGCCTGGTCAGGAAGTTCATAACCGGTTTTTTTCGCCAGGGACCTGGCTATCAGGGCAGTTGACATGGAATGTTTCCACAATTCACCCCGCGGCAAAAAATACCCCTGGACCTCCCTGTCCATCACGTTGTACACCGAAGCCGCCATAACCAGGTTCCTGACGGTACTAAAGCCAAGTATAAGCAGGGCTTCAGTGATTCCGTATATACGCCGCGCATAACCGTAATAAACCGAGTTTGCCATCCGCAGCACCTTTGCTGTGAGTACTTGGTCCTGTGTAATAATCTCTGTTAGTTGGCTCAGAGTGGTATCCGGCCTGCTGGTCAGTTCCAGCACCCTGTATGTCACATGCGGTAAAGCCGGCAATTCCTCGACCCTTTGGACAACATCATTTAAAGACAACTCCCCCACAAAAATCAGTCCTTTCAATAGCCGTCGCCTACTGCTGCCTGCTCTACGCTGCCGCCTGCCCGCAGCTGCTGCCTATCTGGAACTGTATTTTCTCTCCATAAGCATCCGGTAGTTTCTTAGTTCCTCACTAACCTTAAATAATACACGTTCAATATCTACCTTGTTTAAGACAACATGTTCCGGCTCAATTATCTCTATTTTTCGGAACTCCTCCCTGGCAATAAACCTGATTATATCTTCCAAGCTGTCAGCAGTTACAGTCAGGATAACCGGAGCGAATGCTATCTGTGCATTAATAAATTCGTCAAATACAATATATACATCACTGCTCATATCTACTTCTTCAATGGCAATACTCTGCATAGGTACATTTCGCAGCATTTGAACCTGTTGTTCCCTGACTTCCTCAGCTACTTCTTCGGTGCTTTTACCACCGAAAAAGAATTTACCTGGCTTTTGTACGCCTTTATAGTCAAGCCGAATCTTTACTCTGACAGCTGTATTGACTACTTCATCACCAATGCTTGTCCTGACCATTGTTGATCCCCTTTCAAACTCCGCAATTTCTGTACATTTTCGCCAACCTTGTTTAAAATCCTTCTAAGAACTTCTAAAAAGTACGCCACAGACCCTTAATTCCAGATTATTTCATTACTCCCACACTCATAACAAGTGTCAAAATATTCTTTTGGCATCTCCCATGCTTCCTGAACCAGGTCCAGATCATTTGCCAGAGAGTCCATTTCTGTGATGTATCCCTGTTTATCAAAATTGGCGATTAACCCTGAAATCGGTCCGTTTGCAGCCGGGGCAGCCGGCGGCACTCCTGAACTCCCAAAACTGAATGTATTGCCACACCGGGCGCATTTTGGCACAACTACCACTCCTTAAGCGTTTTCTAAATATCGTCAGGAAGTCCCCTTAGTATTCACCAATATCATTGAACAGTCTCTGTTTTTCTATGCATAAATCCTTCTATAAAATCAACATAATACTATCAATACTTTAAACGCATGATGCCAAAATTTTCTTTGAAGGGGTGGTTTTATTGCGCCGTACTATTACCGGAGTCTTTAGATCTGTTACCCAGGCT
This DNA window, taken from Phosphitispora fastidiosa, encodes the following:
- a CDS encoding HDOD domain-containing protein, whose protein sequence is MKGLIFVGELSLNDVVQRVEELPALPHVTYRVLELTSRPDTTLSQLTEIITQDQVLTAKVLRMANSVYYGYARRIYGITEALLILGFSTVRNLVMAASVYNVMDREVQGYFLPRGELWKHSMSTALIARSLAKKTGYELPDQAFVAGLLHDMGKIILNTYMNQKFEDVISKVNTENIPFMAAERQILGFDHAMMGSRVAEKWNLPSELVEAIANHHTPALAKHNPKLTSLVHVADAASMSMGIGLGGDGLLYPFDGFATELLGMTSELIEETIAEIADSLIDAETMIEN